The following proteins are co-located in the Silene latifolia isolate original U9 population chromosome 1, ASM4854445v1, whole genome shotgun sequence genome:
- the LOC141647472 gene encoding uncharacterized protein LOC141647472, producing MDGKYTKHPIFIGDNYSWWKNRMEHYVKSTDYECWLIIQKGPLAITVTSANGTSAPKSEDKYVEADYRKVEKNSKAMSILQYGIGEQEVNWISGCTSAKEIWDTLSLAYEGTIVNDLKSLGRNFESEDMVCKILRSLPETWQPKVTAIEEAKDLSILTLNELMGSLMAHELTLMKRFGDSSNVRGLAFKSTSIIEEDDGNDEFAMFTRNIADIVNGHNPKRFNNNSSKKHFSKKRSTSIVGCIKCDEKGHQMNECPKWGNIKSKKKM from the exons atgGACGGGAAATATACTAAGCATCCTATCTTCATTGGGGATAACTATTCATGGTGGAAAAATCGCATGGAACACTATGTTAAGAGTACGGATTATGAGTGTTGGTTGATAATCCAAAAAGGGCCCCTTGCTATCACGGTTACTAGTGCTAATGGTACTAGTGCCCCtaaaagtgaggataagtatgtcGAGGCTGATTATAGAAAGGTCGAGAAAAACTCaaaagccatgtccattcttcaatatggcattGGTGAGCAAGAAGTAAACTGGATTTCCGGATGTACCTCggccaaagaaatttgggacaccttaagccttgcttatgaggggac tattgttaatgaccttAAGAGTCTTGGTAGAAATTTTGAATCCGAGGATATGGTATGTAAAATCCTTCGAAGTTTACCAGAAacatggcaaccgaaggttacggctattgaggaggcCAAAGACTTATCCATTTTAACCCTCAATGAACtaatgggctcacttatggctcatgagctaactctcatgaagcgttttGGTGATAGCTCTAATGTAAGAGGGCTTGCTTTCAAATCAACCTCaattattgaggaagatgatggaaacgatgagtttgcaatgttcactagaaATATTGCGGATATTGTTAATGGTCATAATCCTAAGAGGTTTAACAACAATTCTAGTAAGAAACATTTTTCAAAGAAAAGATCTACTTCCATTGTTGGTTGCATTAAATGTGACGAAAAAGGTCACCAAATGAATGAATGTCCAAAGTGGGGTAACatcaaatctaaaaaaaaaatgtGA